One Brevibacillus choshinensis genomic window carries:
- a CDS encoding MDR family MFS transporter — MSNEARNVRLITTALLLGLILSSIDQTIVSTAMPSVSKELGGLSLYSWVFAIYMLTSTTSMPIYGKMADLFGRKKMYLIGLFFFLTGSLLCGFAQTMSELIVYRGIQGLGAGALMPIAFTIIADVYPPEKIGKFQGLFSAVFAVSSVLGPAVGGMIVEQWDWGWIFFINLPIGIPAFILLAVSLTEKKGTAKRSIDWLGAVTLCGAVISLLLAMVLAGNEHAGGTPSDWQSPRTIGLLGSSAILIALFLWIETKAKEPILPLHLFRLPAIAFGNICGFFVSAALFSAIACIPLFVQSEIGMSPSQAGYLLSPLMLATIVTSTIGGRLMSKVSYRSILIPSLAVMAVGFYLLQQMEPATTTSAIVLNLIVIGLGMGAIYPTLGTAAVRAVDPVHRGVATSSSQFFRSIGGTIGVSVMGSLLSYSHRAVFLAGLFFVCVSLLSSFFLGKARLLSRKRL; from the coding sequence ATGTCCAATGAAGCACGTAACGTACGACTGATCACGACCGCTCTTTTGTTGGGGTTGATTTTGTCTTCCATCGATCAAACCATTGTTTCGACCGCCATGCCCAGTGTCAGCAAGGAGCTGGGCGGACTCTCCCTGTACAGCTGGGTGTTTGCGATCTACATGTTGACATCCACCACCTCCATGCCGATTTACGGGAAAATGGCAGACCTGTTTGGGCGCAAGAAGATGTATCTGATCGGTCTGTTTTTCTTTCTGACCGGTTCTCTCTTGTGTGGTTTTGCTCAAACGATGAGCGAGCTCATTGTGTATAGAGGCATTCAAGGATTGGGAGCCGGGGCTTTGATGCCGATTGCCTTTACGATCATAGCTGATGTCTATCCTCCCGAAAAAATCGGGAAATTCCAAGGCTTGTTCAGCGCCGTATTCGCCGTATCCAGCGTTCTCGGCCCCGCTGTCGGGGGAATGATTGTCGAGCAGTGGGATTGGGGGTGGATTTTCTTCATCAACCTGCCGATCGGGATCCCAGCTTTCATCCTGTTAGCCGTCTCTTTGACAGAAAAAAAGGGAACCGCCAAGCGATCAATCGACTGGCTTGGCGCCGTTACGCTATGCGGCGCAGTGATATCCCTGCTGCTGGCAATGGTGCTGGCAGGAAATGAGCACGCAGGAGGAACGCCGAGTGACTGGCAGTCTCCGCGTACGATCGGATTGCTTGGTTCTAGCGCCATTTTGATTGCACTCTTCCTATGGATCGAGACAAAAGCCAAAGAGCCGATTCTCCCGCTCCATCTGTTCAGGCTCCCTGCCATCGCTTTCGGGAACATCTGCGGTTTTTTTGTCAGCGCTGCGCTGTTCAGTGCGATCGCCTGCATTCCGTTGTTCGTTCAAAGCGAGATCGGGATGAGCCCTTCCCAAGCAGGCTATCTCTTATCGCCTCTCATGCTGGCGACCATCGTGACGTCAACGATCGGCGGACGCTTGATGAGCAAAGTCTCCTATCGGTCCATTCTTATTCCGAGCCTGGCTGTGATGGCCGTCGGATTCTACCTTTTGCAGCAAATGGAACCTGCTACGACTACGTCCGCCATCGTGCTGAATCTGATCGTCATCGGACTGGGAATGGGCGCGATCTATCCTACCCTCGGCACTGCAGCGGTGCGAGCGGTCGACCCTGTTCATCGCGGGGTAGCGACCTCCTCCTCTCAATTTTTCCGTTCGATTGGGGGAACGATAGGAGTCAGTGTGATGGGGAGTCTCCTCAGCTATTCCCATCGGGCAGTGTTTCTCGCTGGATTGTTCTTCGTCTGTGTCAGCTTGCTCTCCTCATTCTTTCTGGGGAAGGCACGATTGCTATCTAGGAAACGCTTGTAG